One Bos taurus isolate L1 Dominette 01449 registration number 42190680 breed Hereford chromosome 3, ARS-UCD2.0, whole genome shotgun sequence DNA window includes the following coding sequences:
- the LOC782217 gene encoding LOW QUALITY PROTEIN: renin receptor-like (The sequence of the model RefSeq protein was modified relative to this genomic sequence to represent the inferred CDS: inserted 2 bases in 1 codon) — protein sequence MANKIEGTVIAILLCLPVSGVLGNKFSILRSPVSVVFQNGNCPIPGERIPDVAAWSMGFSVKEDLSWPGLTVGNLCHHLQATVMVMVKGVDKLALPPGSVISYPLENAVPFSLDSMANSIHSLFLKKLQWFLLLAPSEERVYMMGKANSVFKDLSVMLRQLHNQLFQETSALTSFPLNSLSMNNEVDLLFLSELQVLHNISSLLSRHKHLAKDHSPDLYSLELPGLEEIGKNYGEDXEQFRDASKILADALQKYADVMYNLYGGNTVVELVTVRSFDISLMRKTKTILETKQVKDPLTPYNLAYKYNFEYPVVFSLVLWIMIGLALTLIVTCYNMWNMDPENDSIIYRMTNLFVI from the exons TATTATGCTTACCTGTATCAGGTGTCTTAGGGAACAAATTTAGTATATTAAGATCACCAGTATCTGTTGTTTTCCAGAATGGAAATTGCCCTATTCCAGGAGAGCGAATCCCAGACGTGGCTGCatggtccatgggcttctctgtgAAAGAAGACCTTTCTTGGCCGGGCCTTACAGTAGGTAACCTGTGCCACCATCTTCAGGCTACTGTTATGGTGATGGTGAAAGGAGTGGACAAGCTTGCTCTACCCCCAGGCAGTGTCATTTCATACCCTTTGGAGAATGCAGTTCCTTTTAGTCTTGACAGCATGGCAAATTCCATTCACTCTTTATTTTTGAAGAAACTCCAGTGGTTTTTGCTGTTGGCTCCCAGTGAGGAAAGAGTGTACATGATGGGGAAAGCAAACTCGGTTTTCAAAGATCTCTCAGTAATGCTCAGACAGCTCCACAATCAACTGTTTCAAGAAACCTCTGCTCTCACTTCATTTCCCCTCAATTCTCTGAGTATGAACAATGAAGTtgatctcctttttctttctgaactGCAAGTGCTGCATAATATTTCAAGTTTGTTGTCCCGACATAAGCATCTAGCCAAGGATCATTCTCCTGATTTATACTCACTGGAGTTGCCAGGTCTGGAAGAAATTGGTAAAAATTATGGGGAAGA TGAACAATTTAGAGATGCCTCTAAGATCCTTGCTGATGCTCTGCAAAAGTATGCAGATGTCATGTACAATCTCTATGGTGGGAACACAGTGGTAGAGTTGGTGACTGTCAGATCATTTGACATATCCCTTATGAGGAAGACAAAGACTATCCTTGAGACAAAACAAGTAAAGGACCCCTTAACTCCCTATAATCTTGcctataaatataattttgaatatcCAGTGGTTTTCAGCCTCGTACTTTGGATAATGATCGGCTTGGCCTTGACTCTGATTGTCACCTGTTACAATATGTGGAACATGGATCCTGAAAATGATAGCATCATTTATAGGATGACAAACCTATTTGTCATTTGA